The proteins below come from a single Acidimicrobiia bacterium genomic window:
- a CDS encoding ATP-dependent helicase has translation MFDTETVAKYLEDLNPDQRRAVAHGGGPLLIVAGAGTGKTRTLAARVARLIDDGVSPERILLLTFTRRAASEMLRRAGSLIEGRSAGKVWGGTFHSVANRLLRRYPNACGLSDGFTVLDRADTESLFGIVRSEHGFGTTKTRFPRKETIASIYARVVSSRIPLADTVEERFPWCREHVDDIATLFKDYTVRKREHNTLDYDDLLLYWQALMDSDAGATVRALFDHVLVDEYQDTNRAQADLLMSLCGPGGNLTVVGDDAQSIYSFRAADVDNILSFADQYEGCTVVTLERNYRSTPQILASSNAVIAASPVAFDKVLWTQRSDGPMPELVTCFDEPAQADWVCDRVLSMREQGIDLRDQAVLFRTGHHSSGLEIELSRRNIPFVKFGGLKFLEASHVKDLLSLLRILDNPKDALAWNRVLLMLPGVGPATAAKIMDHLVEVGAAGDLDALEAFLRYDLPVGNETREVLGLLRDVLSDAMGTGGGEPPPSVQIDRLRDFCEAVFDRCYDDAAARLGDIEHLASLAADYPSRSRFLTEIALDPPNSTTDLADAPHLDDDYLILSTIHSAKGGEWRSVTVIHAADGNIPSDMALSEPGGLEEERRLLYVALTRAKDHLAVTVPQRFYHNRHGSNAAHSYALPSRFLDPAVDTFVASAHGTPCDDDTAPGLVGGADRVGEVLDRLWG, from the coding sequence ATGTTCGATACTGAGACCGTTGCCAAGTACCTTGAGGACCTGAATCCCGACCAGCGTCGGGCGGTTGCCCATGGAGGCGGTCCGCTGCTCATCGTTGCCGGTGCGGGCACCGGCAAGACCCGGACATTGGCAGCGCGTGTTGCCCGGCTCATCGACGACGGCGTCAGCCCCGAGCGGATCCTGCTGCTGACCTTCACCCGACGGGCCGCGTCCGAGATGCTCCGACGCGCCGGATCGCTCATCGAAGGCCGGTCCGCAGGCAAGGTATGGGGAGGGACCTTCCATTCGGTCGCCAACCGCCTCTTGCGTCGGTACCCGAACGCGTGCGGGCTCTCGGACGGTTTCACGGTGCTCGACCGAGCCGACACGGAGTCCCTGTTCGGCATCGTACGCAGTGAGCACGGTTTCGGAACCACCAAGACGCGCTTCCCGCGCAAGGAGACGATCGCATCGATCTACGCACGCGTGGTGAGTTCCCGGATCCCTCTCGCCGACACGGTCGAGGAACGGTTCCCGTGGTGCCGCGAGCATGTGGACGACATCGCCACCTTGTTCAAGGACTACACGGTGCGCAAGCGGGAACACAACACCCTCGACTATGACGATCTCCTGCTCTACTGGCAGGCCCTTATGGATTCCGATGCGGGCGCCACGGTTCGCGCGCTCTTCGACCATGTGCTTGTCGACGAGTACCAGGACACGAACCGGGCCCAAGCAGATCTGCTGATGAGCCTGTGCGGTCCCGGTGGGAACCTCACGGTCGTTGGCGACGACGCCCAGTCGATCTACTCGTTTCGTGCAGCCGATGTCGACAACATCCTGTCGTTCGCGGACCAATACGAAGGTTGCACCGTGGTCACGCTTGAGCGCAACTACCGGTCGACTCCCCAGATCCTTGCATCCTCCAACGCGGTGATCGCCGCGTCTCCCGTGGCGTTCGACAAGGTGCTGTGGACGCAACGCAGCGATGGTCCCATGCCAGAGCTCGTGACCTGCTTCGATGAGCCAGCGCAGGCCGACTGGGTTTGTGACCGTGTCCTGTCCATGCGCGAACAGGGAATCGACCTGCGCGATCAAGCGGTGTTGTTCCGCACCGGTCACCACAGCAGCGGTCTCGAGATCGAGCTCTCGCGCCGGAACATCCCTTTCGTCAAGTTCGGGGGGCTCAAGTTCCTGGAAGCGTCCCATGTCAAGGACCTGCTGTCCCTGTTGCGGATTCTCGACAACCCGAAGGACGCACTCGCGTGGAATCGTGTCCTTCTGATGCTGCCGGGCGTCGGGCCAGCGACCGCAGCCAAGATCATGGACCATCTCGTCGAGGTCGGTGCCGCTGGCGATCTCGATGCCCTCGAGGCCTTCCTTCGCTACGACCTTCCGGTCGGAAACGAGACGCGAGAGGTGCTTGGGCTGCTCCGGGATGTGCTGTCCGATGCAATGGGGACCGGAGGCGGCGAACCGCCGCCGTCGGTCCAGATCGACCGACTCAGGGACTTCTGTGAAGCGGTCTTCGATCGCTGCTACGACGACGCTGCCGCACGGCTCGGCGACATCGAGCACCTTGCGTCGCTCGCAGCCGACTATCCGTCACGAAGCCGGTTCCTCACCGAGATCGCACTCGACCCGCCGAACAGCACGACCGACCTCGCGGACGCGCCACACCTCGACGACGACTACCTCATCTTGTCGACCATCCACTCGGCGAAAGGCGGCGAGTGGCGCTCGGTGACCGTGATTCATGCTGCGGACGGGAACATCCCTTCGGACATGGCGCTGTCTGAGCCTGGCGGCCTCGAAGAGGAACGCCGGCTCCTCTATGTGGCGCTCACGCGTGCAAAGGACCATCTCGCCGTCACCGTGCCCCAACGGTTCTACCACAATCGACACGGATCCAACGCTGCACACTCGTATGCTCTGCCGAGCCGTTTCCTCGACCCCGCAGTCGACACATTCGTGGCGTCCGCGCACGGGACACCTTGCGATGACGACACGGCTCCGGGTCTCGTCGGCGGAGCGGATCGGGTTGGTGAGGTACTCGACCGCCTCTGGGGCTGA
- a CDS encoding AI-2E family transporter yields MTTKQSPAEIAQMQRSWYRIWIPRLIISTLVVMAVAFGAHWMFTSITDFVMTMIVSFFVAFAMLPAVDRLSGRGWKRGVATGVVMVVGALMAGVFALAIAQLVVDQILELIDSLPGYVQQTIDWVNASFDTTWSVDTLIEELGGYQTVAKEAAETLLSGVLGFTSSVLGMVFRALTIALFVFYILADFPRLRKALLHNLRPSVQLHVDTFLSITVQKVGGYIYSRLLLAAASAAFHYVVFLILGLPYALALALWVGLVSQFVPSVGTYLAGVVPFLIALLEDPAAAIWVLVAVTVYQQIENYLLSPKITANTMDLHPAVAFGSAIVGASLLGATGALLALPVAATITALVQTYADDYELVENEMIESPDEYEARMRAIREAKDRKKAERKAKLHLPIGRSETPDDDSDA; encoded by the coding sequence GTGACCACCAAGCAATCACCGGCAGAGATCGCCCAGATGCAGCGGTCCTGGTACCGGATCTGGATCCCTCGCCTCATCATCAGCACCCTCGTCGTGATGGCCGTCGCCTTCGGGGCCCACTGGATGTTCACGAGCATCACCGACTTCGTGATGACGATGATCGTGTCGTTCTTCGTCGCGTTCGCCATGCTTCCCGCGGTCGATCGTCTCTCGGGCCGGGGATGGAAGCGGGGTGTCGCGACGGGCGTCGTCATGGTCGTGGGGGCCCTGATGGCCGGCGTCTTCGCCTTGGCCATCGCGCAGCTCGTCGTCGACCAGATCCTCGAGTTGATCGACTCCCTGCCCGGCTATGTGCAACAGACGATCGACTGGGTCAACGCGAGCTTCGATACCACCTGGTCCGTCGATACCCTCATCGAGGAACTGGGTGGCTACCAGACCGTTGCGAAGGAAGCGGCCGAGACCCTGTTGTCCGGGGTGCTCGGCTTCACCTCGTCGGTCCTCGGGATGGTCTTCAGGGCGTTGACGATTGCCCTGTTCGTGTTCTACATCCTCGCCGACTTCCCACGCCTCAGGAAGGCGCTCCTGCACAACCTGCGACCGAGCGTCCAGCTCCATGTCGACACCTTCTTGTCTATCACGGTTCAGAAGGTCGGTGGCTACATCTACAGCCGGCTCCTGCTCGCAGCCGCATCCGCCGCATTCCACTATGTGGTCTTCCTGATACTCGGTCTCCCCTACGCCCTTGCATTGGCGCTCTGGGTCGGTCTGGTCAGCCAGTTCGTGCCGAGCGTCGGGACCTACCTCGCTGGAGTCGTCCCTTTCCTCATCGCACTGCTCGAGGATCCGGCTGCCGCCATCTGGGTCCTCGTGGCCGTTACCGTGTACCAGCAGATCGAGAACTACCTGCTGTCGCCCAAGATCACCGCCAACACGATGGATCTGCACCCCGCGGTTGCGTTCGGATCGGCAATCGTTGGGGCGTCGCTCCTCGGCGCCACCGGGGCCCTCCTCGCGCTCCCCGTGGCTGCAACGATTACTGCCCTCGTCCAGACCTATGCCGACGACTACGAACTCGTCGAGAACGAGATGATCGAATCGCCGGACGAATACGAGGCGCGAATGAGAGCCATCCGGGAGGCAAAGGACCGCAAGAAGGCCGAACGGAAGGCCAAGCTCCATCTTCCGATCGGACGGTCCGAAACACCCGACGACGATTCGGACGCCTGA
- a CDS encoding alpha/beta hydrolase, which translates to MRSLLRVIHLWFRVSVAVVRRVIRRLLLGPTLPSWMWRTDIVAAVARAAIDYAATVPDDRLINQFGLRVRAPVPWALRNKVRVRRRTLAGRDVDRYVRVDTTPDAATILYFHGGGYVFGNPGTHRQHLARLVHATRTTAYAPRYRLAPRHPFPAALDDARDEYRALLEAGTDPADVIVAGDSAGGGLAVALLMSLRDGGEPLPCGSILFSPYTDLEHRGHTIVTNADTDYLPIDELSGPNRYYASAEQLRDPLVSPIHADLHSLPRMLIFAGGAEMLLEDSVQLHAHAQRDGVDSTLVIEPEMIHVWPALAPWEPASRRALEAAAGWLAAGG; encoded by the coding sequence GTGAGGTCGCTCCTCCGTGTCATCCACCTGTGGTTCCGAGTCAGTGTCGCGGTCGTGCGGCGGGTCATCCGGCGTCTGCTGCTGGGTCCGACGCTGCCGTCGTGGATGTGGCGAACCGACATCGTGGCTGCCGTTGCGCGTGCAGCGATCGACTACGCCGCGACCGTTCCCGATGATCGCCTGATCAACCAGTTCGGCCTCCGTGTCCGCGCCCCTGTCCCGTGGGCACTCCGCAACAAGGTTCGCGTCAGGCGACGAACCCTCGCAGGGCGTGATGTCGATCGATATGTCCGGGTCGACACGACACCGGACGCGGCGACGATCCTGTACTTCCACGGTGGCGGGTATGTCTTCGGGAACCCCGGCACCCATCGACAGCACCTCGCCCGCCTCGTGCACGCGACCCGCACCACGGCGTACGCCCCGCGATACCGACTCGCTCCAAGGCATCCGTTCCCCGCAGCGCTCGACGACGCCCGTGATGAGTATCGAGCGCTGCTTGAGGCGGGAACGGACCCCGCCGATGTCATCGTGGCAGGCGACTCGGCCGGTGGAGGGCTCGCCGTTGCACTGCTCATGTCCCTCCGAGACGGTGGCGAGCCGCTTCCGTGCGGTTCGATCCTCTTCTCGCCGTACACCGACCTTGAGCACCGCGGCCACACGATTGTCACCAATGCCGACACCGACTACCTCCCGATCGACGAGCTCAGCGGTCCCAACCGCTACTACGCGTCCGCGGAGCAGCTTCGCGACCCGCTTGTTTCACCGATCCACGCCGACCTGCACTCGCTCCCACGCATGCTGATCTTCGCCGGAGGTGCAGAGATGCTCCTCGAGGACTCGGTGCAGCTCCATGCACACGCCCAGCGCGACGGCGTTGACTCGACGCTGGTCATCGAGCCGGAGATGATCCATGTCTGGCCGGCTCTTGCACCGTGGGAGCCCGCCTCGCGTCGTGCCCTCGAGGCCGCGGCAGGCTGGCTGGCAGCAGGCGGCTGA
- a CDS encoding Bax inhibitor-1/YccA family protein, with protein MANPTLQKQFGALPAANAAADQTLSTATTPVTMGAEVPMTLAGTAIKTAFLLALVLGAGAWGWTLVDPDAATIAIPGWWWLVLIGAVILAIVTSFRPQLAIVTGPLYAVAQGVVVGAISHIYEAEFEGIIIQALLAAASVFMVMLVLFVTRTIRVTSRMRGVIIGATAGIALFYLVSIVLALFGVTMPFVWDSGPFGILFSILVVGIAAFNLMLDFDLIERAVTARAPRVMEWFGAFALMVTIVWLYIEILRLIAKVRD; from the coding sequence ATGGCGAACCCCACACTCCAGAAGCAGTTCGGTGCCCTCCCGGCCGCGAACGCTGCCGCGGATCAGACCCTCTCGACGGCCACGACACCGGTCACCATGGGTGCCGAGGTCCCCATGACCCTCGCCGGGACTGCCATCAAGACGGCCTTCCTGCTCGCGCTCGTCCTCGGCGCCGGGGCGTGGGGTTGGACCCTCGTCGACCCTGACGCCGCGACGATCGCCATCCCCGGCTGGTGGTGGCTGGTCCTGATCGGAGCGGTGATCCTCGCCATCGTGACCTCGTTCCGACCGCAGCTCGCCATCGTCACCGGTCCTCTGTACGCCGTAGCGCAAGGTGTCGTCGTCGGCGCCATCAGCCATATCTACGAAGCCGAGTTCGAGGGCATCATCATCCAGGCGCTTCTCGCAGCGGCGAGCGTGTTCATGGTGATGCTGGTGCTGTTCGTGACCCGCACGATCCGCGTCACCAGCCGCATGCGTGGCGTGATCATCGGCGCCACGGCAGGTATCGCGCTCTTCTACCTTGTGAGCATCGTGCTTGCGCTGTTCGGCGTCACGATGCCGTTCGTGTGGGACAGCGGCCCGTTCGGGATCCTGTTCAGCATCCTCGTGGTCGGCATCGCGGCCTTCAACCTGATGCTGGACTTCGACCTGATCGAGCGAGCCGTCACCGCTCGGGCGCCGCGGGTCATGGAATGGTTCGGCGCGTTCGCCTTGATGGTGACGATCGTGTGGCTCTACATCGAGATCCTTCGACTCATCGCGAAGGTACGGGACTAG
- a CDS encoding NAD-glutamate dehydrogenase, translated as MPHNGATEDAGSPMLDLLIAAIPSDESPEWAKMFSAFAAAYVRRIPEADLPDLPPDQLYAEIADLLRFVDSRGSRPHAVRVFNPTVDTSGYETVGTVIEVVVDDMPFLVDSVANVVAVKGAGIERHLHPLIGTIRDEDGSLVDIAPARTADRTESVQYFELDQALDDDQREVLAAAIDEVLGDVALAVRDFGAMRDAVGEMMAIAKKGISRYGYEEIDETVEFLEWLLDDNFVFLGYKVYDISENGDLRIQSRAGSGLGVLSKPGRAVTPIALSDLPNYVTDRYFGGNLVVITKTNRHSTVHRDARMDYIGIRETNDEGRTTTEYRLIGLFTSKAYMATPSDIPVLRRKLARILDEQDMIEGSHDYKVLVQLFESFPKDDLFAMSVEDLNDTLSHLVDAEESEHVRMFVRRDALKRSVSVLVTVPRDRFNAALRQQLQQLFKAAFHGKTIDYRLSLGESGDARIHFSVWTEGGAPIDVDLASLEAQVIALARNWEDRIVDALAAVVGESEANRLATRWTSSFPDYYKTSTALDLSVGDIVCLDRLEQSGADLVVGLQNEAMGGKGPSESEPLTRITVYRSTGNLHLSAMMPLLEHLGVVVVEEVPTRLKGEDDTFIHDFGVVAPGGAQLDVDAIRDRVSAAIEAVLSGTAESDSLHRLLVTSGLDHAQLSIIRAYRNYWRLVTPAFSVGYMDDAFAAHPDIAEALIELFDARFGKSPDADAEREITKGIRKGLDGVASLDEDRILRGFLGLVLATQRTNMHVKDRQSLALKFSSEQVPEMPSPKPLYEIYVSAPEVEAVHLRGGAVARGGIRWSDRREDYRTEVLGLMKAQNTKNVVIVPTGAKGGFVIRRSTGARPSFDEVKEGYRIFIRGLLDLTDNRVGSAIVPPPDVVRHDGDDPYLVVAADKGTATFSDMANELAADYGFWLDDAFASGGSAGYDHKALGITARGAWESVRRHFYDLGVDIATDEITVVGIGDMSGDVFGNGMLLSKHLKLVAAFDHRHIFLDPEPDPAVAWDERKRISQIPRSSWADYNPDLISTGGGVFERTDKSIELTPEMRAALDTTAESVSPNDLIRAVLKAPVDLLWNGGIGTYIKARSESSEQVQDRSNDAVRINGRDVRARVIGEGGNLGVTQLGRVEYDRNGGQVFADFIDNSGGVHASDREVNLKILLRIAEEGGLIDRAERDDIIESVSGDVVAAILYDNFLQAQILSQESAVSTRTIEQYGDLMDRLEREGILDRDIEFLPTTDEMAQRGRDGAGMARPELAVLLAYAKRHLTALLVDSDLPDDPHFEADLMAYFPPTVSERFADQIKVHPLRRELISTIVANQVLNALGSTFYSRMRTLTGDPAARIVRAFRAARAITGASERWLAIEGLAGKVDPDVYRELLQDVDRLVSIITRWYLNQPVSPTSIDDEIALSKDQFAALAKGMPTLDPPEWREPYEAMASEMIARGVPEPIALAHGFQRALRRAPDIIDLALRHGRDAMEIAGIYTQVSHEFRVDWIERKIRDLPGSTTFERLAAESLLDDLQHMRRSVVAFILDESGGSLEAHFERFPQMIPRRDRLFSWLERDGINDVSAGLIAIRRLTQIAMGR; from the coding sequence ATGCCTCACAACGGTGCAACGGAGGACGCAGGGTCGCCAATGCTCGACCTTCTGATCGCAGCGATCCCTTCTGACGAATCCCCCGAATGGGCGAAGATGTTCTCGGCTTTCGCAGCTGCGTATGTGCGGCGAATCCCCGAAGCCGACCTTCCGGACCTTCCCCCTGACCAGCTGTATGCCGAGATCGCGGACCTGCTCAGGTTCGTTGACAGCAGGGGATCGAGGCCCCACGCAGTGCGCGTGTTCAACCCGACGGTCGACACTTCGGGGTACGAAACGGTCGGGACCGTCATCGAAGTGGTTGTCGACGACATGCCGTTCCTCGTCGATTCGGTGGCCAATGTGGTGGCGGTGAAAGGTGCTGGCATCGAGCGACATCTGCACCCGCTTATCGGCACGATCCGGGACGAGGACGGTTCGCTCGTGGACATCGCCCCGGCACGGACTGCCGACCGAACCGAGAGCGTCCAGTACTTCGAACTGGATCAGGCCCTTGACGACGACCAGCGCGAAGTCCTTGCCGCGGCCATCGACGAGGTTCTCGGCGATGTGGCCCTTGCCGTGCGGGACTTCGGTGCAATGCGCGACGCGGTCGGCGAGATGATGGCAATTGCAAAGAAGGGCATCTCCAGGTACGGCTACGAGGAGATCGACGAGACGGTTGAGTTCCTCGAATGGCTGCTCGACGACAACTTCGTGTTCCTCGGATACAAGGTGTACGACATCAGCGAGAACGGCGATCTCCGCATCCAATCACGGGCCGGCAGCGGCCTTGGCGTGCTGTCGAAACCGGGACGGGCTGTGACACCGATCGCCTTGTCGGACCTTCCGAACTATGTCACCGACCGCTACTTCGGGGGCAATCTCGTCGTCATCACCAAGACCAATCGCCATTCGACCGTGCACCGCGACGCGCGGATGGACTACATCGGGATACGCGAGACGAACGATGAGGGGCGCACGACGACCGAATACCGCCTGATCGGCCTGTTCACATCGAAGGCCTACATGGCGACGCCGAGCGACATCCCCGTGCTTCGAAGGAAGCTTGCTCGCATCCTCGACGAGCAAGACATGATCGAGGGGAGCCACGATTACAAGGTGCTCGTCCAGCTCTTCGAGAGCTTCCCCAAGGACGACCTCTTTGCGATGTCGGTGGAGGACCTCAACGACACCCTCAGCCACCTCGTCGATGCCGAGGAGTCCGAGCATGTCCGGATGTTCGTTCGAAGGGACGCGCTGAAGCGCTCGGTGAGTGTCCTCGTCACCGTCCCGAGGGACCGCTTCAACGCCGCGTTGCGCCAGCAACTCCAGCAGCTGTTCAAAGCGGCCTTTCACGGCAAGACGATCGACTATCGCCTCTCGCTCGGCGAGTCGGGTGATGCGCGAATCCATTTCTCGGTGTGGACCGAAGGCGGAGCGCCGATCGATGTCGATCTCGCGAGCCTCGAAGCGCAGGTCATCGCGCTCGCCCGGAACTGGGAGGACCGGATTGTCGATGCGCTCGCCGCGGTCGTCGGCGAGTCCGAAGCCAATCGTCTCGCGACCCGATGGACATCATCGTTCCCCGACTACTACAAGACATCGACCGCGCTCGACCTGTCGGTGGGCGACATCGTGTGTCTCGACCGGCTTGAGCAATCCGGTGCCGACCTCGTCGTCGGGCTCCAGAACGAGGCAATGGGAGGCAAGGGGCCGTCCGAATCGGAGCCGCTGACAAGGATCACGGTCTATCGCTCGACGGGGAATCTCCACCTGTCCGCGATGATGCCGCTGCTCGAACACCTCGGTGTGGTGGTCGTCGAGGAGGTTCCCACAAGGCTCAAGGGGGAGGACGACACCTTCATCCACGACTTCGGCGTCGTTGCACCCGGCGGTGCCCAACTCGATGTTGACGCGATCCGTGATCGTGTGTCCGCCGCGATCGAAGCGGTGCTTTCCGGAACTGCCGAATCTGATTCGCTGCATCGCCTCCTTGTGACAAGTGGGCTCGACCATGCCCAGCTCTCGATCATCCGCGCCTACCGCAACTACTGGCGTCTCGTGACACCGGCATTCTCGGTCGGCTACATGGATGACGCCTTCGCCGCCCATCCCGACATTGCTGAGGCCCTCATCGAGCTCTTCGATGCCAGATTCGGCAAGTCACCGGACGCCGATGCCGAACGCGAGATCACCAAAGGGATCCGCAAGGGACTCGACGGTGTGGCGTCACTCGACGAGGACCGCATCCTGCGCGGCTTCCTCGGTCTGGTCCTCGCGACGCAGCGCACCAACATGCATGTGAAGGATCGGCAATCGCTTGCGCTCAAGTTCAGCTCCGAGCAGGTTCCCGAGATGCCGAGCCCGAAACCGCTGTATGAGATCTATGTGTCGGCGCCGGAGGTTGAGGCCGTCCACCTGCGGGGTGGCGCCGTTGCTCGCGGCGGTATCCGGTGGTCTGACCGGCGGGAGGACTACCGAACCGAGGTGCTGGGCCTCATGAAGGCCCAGAACACGAAGAATGTTGTCATCGTCCCGACCGGCGCCAAGGGAGGGTTCGTGATTCGCCGCTCCACGGGCGCCCGACCGAGCTTCGACGAGGTCAAGGAGGGATATCGCATCTTCATCCGGGGCTTGCTCGATCTCACCGACAACCGGGTCGGGAGCGCCATCGTTCCACCCCCTGATGTGGTCCGCCACGACGGCGACGACCCGTATCTCGTCGTCGCCGCCGACAAGGGAACGGCGACCTTCTCGGACATGGCGAACGAGCTCGCCGCTGATTACGGATTCTGGCTCGACGACGCCTTCGCATCCGGTGGGTCGGCCGGATACGACCACAAGGCGCTCGGGATCACCGCTCGCGGGGCATGGGAATCGGTCCGACGGCACTTCTACGACCTCGGCGTCGACATTGCCACAGACGAGATCACGGTAGTGGGCATCGGTGACATGTCTGGGGATGTCTTCGGCAACGGGATGCTGCTGTCGAAGCACCTCAAGCTGGTCGCTGCTTTCGACCATCGGCACATCTTCCTCGACCCCGAACCGGACCCAGCCGTGGCCTGGGACGAGCGCAAGCGGATCTCGCAGATCCCCCGTTCGTCATGGGCGGACTACAACCCGGACCTGATCTCGACCGGGGGAGGCGTGTTCGAACGCACCGACAAGAGCATCGAGCTGACGCCAGAGATGCGAGCAGCCCTCGACACGACGGCCGAGTCGGTGAGCCCGAACGACCTCATCCGCGCCGTTCTCAAGGCACCGGTCGATTTGTTGTGGAACGGCGGGATCGGCACCTACATCAAGGCCCGATCGGAGTCATCCGAACAGGTCCAGGACCGGTCGAACGATGCGGTCCGCATCAACGGCCGTGATGTCAGGGCCCGGGTGATCGGTGAGGGGGGCAACCTTGGGGTCACCCAGCTCGGCCGTGTCGAATATGACCGCAACGGGGGACAGGTGTTTGCCGACTTCATCGACAACTCCGGAGGTGTCCACGCGTCCGACCGCGAAGTGAACCTCAAGATTCTGCTTCGCATCGCAGAGGAAGGGGGGCTGATCGACCGCGCCGAGCGCGACGACATCATCGAGAGCGTCTCGGGCGATGTCGTTGCCGCGATCCTGTACGACAACTTCCTCCAGGCCCAGATCCTCTCCCAGGAATCCGCCGTGTCGACCCGCACCATCGAGCAGTACGGCGACCTCATGGATCGCCTCGAGCGTGAAGGCATCCTCGACCGGGACATCGAGTTCTTGCCGACCACCGACGAGATGGCCCAGCGGGGAAGGGACGGTGCGGGCATGGCACGCCCCGAGCTCGCCGTGCTCCTTGCCTACGCCAAACGGCACCTCACCGCCTTGCTCGTCGACTCGGATCTCCCGGACGATCCGCACTTCGAGGCCGACCTGATGGCGTACTTCCCGCCAACGGTCTCGGAGCGTTTTGCGGACCAGATCAAGGTGCATCCGCTTCGTCGTGAACTGATATCGACCATCGTTGCCAATCAGGTGCTCAACGCGCTCGGCTCGACCTTCTACTCTCGGATGCGCACCCTCACCGGCGACCCTGCCGCACGGATCGTGCGGGCGTTCCGAGCTGCGAGGGCCATCACCGGCGCGTCGGAACGCTGGCTCGCCATCGAGGGTCTCGCCGGCAAGGTCGATCCGGATGTGTACCGGGAACTCCTCCAGGATGTCGATCGTCTCGTGTCGATCATCACCCGGTGGTATCTCAACCAGCCGGTGAGCCCGACTTCGATCGATGATGAGATCGCGCTGTCGAAGGACCAGTTCGCCGCGCTCGCGAAGGGAATGCCGACCCTCGACCCTCCCGAGTGGCGCGAGCCATACGAGGCGATGGCAAGCGAGATGATCGCCCGCGGCGTTCCGGAACCGATTGCGCTCGCCCACGGTTTCCAGCGAGCCCTGCGTCGAGCCCCTGACATCATCGACCTCGCCCTACGCCACGGCCGTGATGCTATGGAGATCGCGGGCATCTACACCCAGGTCAGCCACGAATTCCGCGTGGACTGGATCGAGCGCAAGATCCGTGACCTTCCCGGTTCGACGACCTTCGAGCGTCTCGCAGCCGAATCGCTGCTAGACGATCTCCAGCACATGCGTCGATCGGTTGTCGCCTTCATCCTCGACGAATCCGGCGGTTCGCTCGAAGCTCACTTCGAGCGGTTCCCGCAGATGATTCCGCGGCGGGACCGCCTCTTCTCCTGGCTTGAGCGCGACGGCATCAACGATGTCTCGGCGGGCCTGATCGCGATTCGCCGCCTGACCCAGATCGCCATGGGGCGCTGA